Proteins from a single region of Murdochiella vaginalis:
- a CDS encoding AEC family transporter has protein sequence MGEFIQQFLVFAFLAGFGFLLVRRGSLSSETTNEMSHILIFYFLPLLLFHSFLRPFDAQEAIALVKIMIFTISVQVIYIFLSRLLFGVEKPLDRFAVIFNNKAFVGVAIAGAFFGPRSIFYIAPSAVISNLFIILYGSRLLDKNAKPAIEAIKAIYKHPMFLSFFFGWVVYLSQIPIPTFILKPISALVSINSTLAMIILGAFIAQKPLSGLFKNKRVWLVAAVRLLLFPLVPILLFVLFPFGSWELRMVTIVAWSCPSAINLALQAKIYGYDTYYASQIIVVTSIGCAFTIPIIMWIAEQVIH, from the coding sequence ATGGGTGAATTTATTCAACAATTTTTGGTATTCGCCTTCTTGGCAGGATTCGGCTTTCTACTTGTGCGTCGCGGTTCCTTATCCTCCGAAACAACAAACGAGATGAGTCATATTCTCATTTTTTATTTTCTTCCACTTTTGCTGTTTCACTCCTTTTTGCGTCCCTTTGATGCGCAAGAAGCGATCGCACTGGTAAAAATTATGATATTTACTATCTCCGTCCAAGTGATTTATATTTTTCTGTCGCGTCTCTTATTTGGTGTAGAAAAGCCACTTGATCGCTTTGCGGTGATTTTTAACAATAAAGCCTTTGTCGGGGTAGCTATTGCCGGCGCCTTCTTCGGACCGCGCTCCATTTTTTATATTGCTCCCTCCGCTGTCATATCCAATTTGTTTATTATTCTCTATGGATCCCGCTTGTTGGATAAGAATGCAAAACCGGCCATCGAAGCGATAAAAGCCATATATAAGCACCCAATGTTTTTGTCTTTTTTCTTTGGATGGGTTGTCTATTTATCGCAGATTCCGATTCCTACTTTTATTTTGAAGCCCATTTCCGCTCTCGTAAGCATTAATTCCACGCTAGCCATGATCATTCTGGGAGCTTTCATTGCACAGAAGCCATTGTCCGGTTTATTCAAAAATAAAAGAGTCTGGTTGGTGGCTGCTGTGCGATTACTTCTTTTTCCACTCGTTCCCATTCTACTGTTTGTACTTTTCCCCTTTGGTTCGTGGGAATTGCGCATGGTGACCATTGTGGCTTGGAGCTGCCCTTCCGCTATTAATCTGGCGTTACAGGCAAAAATATATGGTTACGACACCTACTATGCATCACAGATCATCGTCGTAACTAGCATTGGTTGCGCATTCACCATTCCCATCATCATGTGGATTGCTGAGCAAGTTATCCACTGA
- the rny gene encoding ribonuclease Y: MDNIIIPIIAFLAAALIFFFLGNAYRAKQNQEKIGSAKTLAEKILDDANRDAETAKKEALLEAKDEIHRWREEQENQFAHRQNELKDTERRLNKREDLLDEKSVQIENDEKKLAKDQERLKGKEQRADQLMAQRQKELERIADLRPEEAREMVLEMTREDVVHERAQILREEEAKTKDEAESRAREIITRTVQRYASDYVAESTVTVVSLPNDEMKGRIIGREGRNIRAFEQLTGVDLIIDDTPQAVVLSCFDPVRREKARVALEKLIVDGRIHPTRIEELYQKAEQEVEHAIREAGELAVDEVGIRNIHPEIVKTLGKLKYRTSYGQNALGHTIEVAQLAGMLAMELGANVKIAKRGALLHDVGKAIDHEIELPHVELGVRLAKKYHESKEVIHCIEAHHNDVEPTTLEAFIVKASDALSAARPGARRESTENYIKRLEDLEAIANSFPGIEQSYAIQAGREIRIAVKPEVVTEDQMVVLAHDVAKKIEGELEYPGQIKVNIVRETRASDVAK; this comes from the coding sequence ATGGATAACATTATTATTCCAATTATCGCGTTTCTTGCCGCTGCGTTGATTTTTTTCTTCCTCGGTAATGCGTATCGCGCAAAACAAAATCAAGAAAAAATCGGTTCTGCAAAAACATTAGCCGAAAAAATTCTGGATGATGCCAATCGCGATGCAGAGACAGCTAAAAAAGAAGCTCTGCTGGAAGCGAAAGACGAGATTCATCGTTGGCGCGAAGAACAGGAAAATCAATTCGCGCACCGTCAAAATGAATTAAAGGACACGGAACGTCGCTTGAACAAGCGAGAAGATCTGCTGGATGAAAAATCTGTGCAGATTGAAAACGATGAGAAAAAATTAGCGAAGGATCAGGAACGTCTGAAGGGAAAAGAACAGCGTGCTGACCAGCTCATGGCACAGCGCCAAAAAGAACTGGAACGCATTGCAGATCTTCGACCGGAAGAAGCACGCGAAATGGTGTTGGAAATGACACGTGAAGATGTCGTGCATGAGCGCGCACAAATTTTGCGTGAAGAAGAAGCCAAAACCAAGGATGAAGCGGAAAGTCGAGCGCGAGAAATCATTACGCGTACCGTGCAACGCTACGCGTCTGATTATGTTGCAGAAAGCACTGTAACGGTCGTCTCTTTGCCGAATGATGAAATGAAAGGACGCATCATCGGCCGTGAGGGACGCAACATTCGTGCTTTTGAACAGCTTACGGGTGTCGATCTCATTATTGATGATACCCCGCAGGCGGTTGTGCTTTCCTGTTTTGATCCGGTGCGAAGAGAAAAGGCGCGTGTTGCGCTTGAAAAGCTCATCGTTGACGGCCGAATTCATCCGACCCGCATTGAAGAGTTATATCAGAAGGCGGAGCAGGAAGTGGAACATGCCATTCGTGAAGCGGGCGAGCTTGCCGTTGACGAGGTGGGTATTCGCAATATTCATCCTGAGATTGTTAAGACACTCGGCAAACTCAAATATCGCACGTCCTATGGCCAGAATGCACTCGGACACACAATTGAGGTGGCGCAGCTTGCCGGCATGCTGGCGATGGAGCTTGGCGCCAATGTTAAAATTGCCAAGCGCGGTGCGCTGTTGCACGATGTGGGCAAAGCGATTGATCATGAGATTGAGCTGCCACACGTGGAGCTGGGCGTTCGTTTAGCGAAAAAATATCACGAAAGCAAAGAAGTCATTCATTGCATCGAAGCGCATCACAATGACGTGGAGCCGACAACATTAGAGGCCTTCATTGTCAAGGCATCCGATGCTCTCTCTGCTGCGCGACCCGGTGCACGCCGTGAATCGACGGAAAACTACATTAAGCGTTTGGAAGACCTGGAGGCGATTGCGAATTCCTTCCCGGGCATCGAGCAATCCTATGCGATTCAGGCCGGACGTGAAATTCGTATTGCGGTTAAGCCTGAAGTAGTAACAGAAGATCAGATGGTGGTTCTGGCACACGATGTCGCCAAGAAAATTGAAGGCGAGCTCGAGTATCCCGGACAGATCAAGGTCAATATCGTTCGCGAAACACGTGCGAGCGATGTGGCTAAGTAG
- the recA gene encoding recombinase RecA — translation MAIANMKQEDKEKALKMAFNKIEKQFGKGAIMKLGEQPVQEIDAIPTGAINLDLALGVGGLPRGRVVEIYGPESSGKTTLALETIAEAQKLGGIAAFIDAEHALDVGYARRLGVDTDNLVLSQPDDGESALEILESLVRSNAVDIVVLDSVAALVPRAEIEGEMGDSHVGLLARLMSQALRKLTPVVSKSNTTVVFLNQIRQKIGVMYGNPEVTTGGVALKFYSTIRLDIRRGEQIKDGENVIGNRTRVKVVKNKVAPPFKRVEFDIMYGTGISKIGTLLDTALDFGIVERAGAWYSYDGERLGQGRENAKTFIAENLDLHKKLEKELRDTLHEQAQREQESDGLASDRQSNAANSALPQENETFTLD, via the coding sequence ATGGCCATTGCAAATATGAAACAGGAAGACAAAGAAAAAGCGCTGAAAATGGCGTTCAACAAGATAGAAAAGCAATTCGGTAAAGGCGCCATCATGAAATTAGGCGAACAACCGGTACAGGAAATTGACGCCATTCCGACGGGAGCCATCAATCTGGATTTGGCGCTGGGTGTTGGGGGATTGCCGCGTGGTCGTGTAGTGGAGATTTACGGCCCTGAAAGCTCCGGAAAAACAACTCTTGCGTTGGAGACCATTGCCGAAGCACAAAAGCTGGGAGGCATTGCTGCCTTTATCGATGCGGAACACGCATTGGATGTCGGCTATGCCCGTCGTCTGGGCGTGGATACGGATAATTTGGTTCTGTCGCAGCCGGATGATGGCGAGTCCGCATTGGAAATCTTAGAGAGCTTGGTGCGCTCCAATGCTGTGGACATTGTGGTACTGGACTCTGTTGCCGCTTTGGTTCCGCGTGCGGAAATAGAAGGAGAGATGGGGGACAGCCATGTCGGCCTTCTTGCACGACTCATGAGTCAGGCGCTTCGCAAGCTGACTCCGGTTGTTTCCAAATCCAATACAACCGTTGTCTTCCTAAATCAAATTCGTCAGAAGATTGGCGTGATGTATGGAAATCCTGAGGTGACCACCGGCGGAGTAGCATTAAAATTTTACTCCACCATTCGCCTGGACATCCGCCGAGGTGAACAGATTAAAGATGGCGAAAATGTCATCGGCAACCGTACGCGCGTAAAAGTGGTTAAAAATAAGGTCGCTCCTCCATTCAAACGAGTGGAGTTTGATATTATGTATGGGACGGGCATATCCAAGATTGGAACGCTTCTCGATACCGCATTAGATTTTGGTATTGTGGAACGCGCCGGCGCATGGTATAGCTACGACGGCGAACGTCTCGGTCAGGGGAGAGAAAACGCGAAGACTTTTATTGCGGAAAATCTGGACCTGCATAAAAAATTGGAGAAAGAGTTACGTGACACTCTCCATGAACAGGCTCAACGGGAACAGGAAAGCGATGGCCTTGCGAGCGACAGACAGAGCAATGCCGCAAATAGCGCTCTTCCTCAAGAAAATGAAACATTCACGTTGGACTAA